The genomic interval AAAATTTGCAGGCCTAGAGTTTTATAAAATTGATTACATCAACATAGATGGACAGAATAGCGATTCCAGCATTAAGCTTCAGAGGCTTTTCTAATTTAAAGCAAATGAATAGAGTTTCAGTAATAATTCCAGCATATCAACCAGGTCCGGAACTCGTAAAGACAGTCGAGGGCCTTAGGGGTAAATCAGACAACTTAGAGATTATCGTTGTTAATGACGGGTCAGCGCCATTGTATAATGACATGTTCAATCAAGTAATTAATTATGACGTTCATTTGGTCACCTATTTACAAAACCTTGGGAAAGGTGCGGCGCTTAAAAAAGGATTTGAATACTGGCAAACTCACTTTTCAAATGCACAAGTTGGTGTAGTAACAGCTGATGCCGATGGGCAACATCATGTTGATGATATTCTTCTGCTGGTCAAAGCCATGCAAAATGACTCAAATTCGTTACACCTAGGAGTACGTCAACTCAGCGCAGAAGTTGTTCCATGGCGTAGCCAACTAGGTAACTGGTTATCTGCCCTTATTTTTCAGTCTGTATCAAAGATTCAAATTATTGACACACAAACAGGATTAAGAGGAGTGGGCACAAAATTACTCACGCACACGAAAAACTGTAAGGCAACCGGATATGATTTCGAGATGGAAATGCTTCTTATAGCTGTAAAAAACAATATTCCAATACGCCAACACCCAATTAGAACACTTTATCTTGCCGGGAACACGTCATCTCATTTCAAGCCAATCAAGGACTCTTGCAAGGTATATAAGGTTTTCTGGAACCATCTGATCCATAAATAAAAAACAATGCTTATAAAGACCACTCGACCTAACTGCTTTGGCTGTCGTCATTTTTTCATAACCCATGAACCAGCTCATCCCTACGGCTGTGGCGCTATGGCTTTCAAGTCCAAGGAGTTGCCGTCAACTGTGGTCTACAAAAACTCC from Desulfobulbaceae bacterium carries:
- a CDS encoding glycosyltransferase family 2 protein, translated to MDRIAIPALSFRGFSNLKQMNRVSVIIPAYQPGPELVKTVEGLRGKSDNLEIIVVNDGSAPLYNDMFNQVINYDVHLVTYLQNLGKGAALKKGFEYWQTHFSNAQVGVVTADADGQHHVDDILLLVKAMQNDSNSLHLGVRQLSAEVVPWRSQLGNWLSALIFQSVSKIQIIDTQTGLRGVGTKLLTHTKNCKATGYDFEMEMLLIAVKNNIPIRQHPIRTLYLAGNTSSHFKPIKDSCKVYKVFWNHLIHK
- a CDS encoding uracil-DNA glycosylase — translated: MLIKTTRPNCFGCRHFFITHEPAHPYGCGAMAFKSKELPSTVVYKNSGLDCQMFTKKIQKKPIG